From Granulicella sp. WH15, the proteins below share one genomic window:
- a CDS encoding DNA polymerase III subunit delta', with protein sequence MSLPANFNDFLGNSSAVESLRTAIAAGRLPHSLILAGPQGAGKYTLALMLAMAVECERQPREMWSTGQTLASYCGVCSNCTRIASSANLQELVDTAVAAREEMRETDKKETRILIQQHPDVLIVPPDPPQLLIKLGQIRSLIHSANYLPSEAPRKIFILTAASFMKEAANSLLKVLEEPPDYVHIILCAENPGELLPTIRSRCALVRLGALPVEELETLLADRHPDWSPKHRTLVARLSQGAAGQALGFNLDAYTAARADAMLLLRSATADTGHTDLFKMTEGYRAGAEGQVKANGLLRTMTLILEDLLLLHSKTPELVRNVDIRAELERMAASVSFEWIENASHKLDQVQSGMRRNLLRSLSLDAFAEQLAPR encoded by the coding sequence ATGAGCCTGCCAGCCAACTTCAACGACTTCCTCGGGAACTCCTCCGCAGTCGAATCCCTGCGCACCGCCATCGCGGCCGGACGCCTGCCGCACTCGCTCATCCTGGCCGGGCCGCAGGGCGCGGGCAAGTACACGCTGGCTCTGATGCTGGCCATGGCGGTCGAGTGCGAACGCCAACCGCGCGAGATGTGGTCCACCGGCCAGACGCTGGCCAGCTACTGCGGCGTATGCAGCAACTGCACGCGCATCGCGTCCTCCGCGAACCTGCAGGAGCTGGTCGATACCGCCGTGGCCGCACGCGAGGAGATGCGCGAGACCGACAAGAAAGAGACACGCATCCTCATCCAGCAGCACCCCGACGTGCTGATCGTCCCGCCCGACCCGCCGCAGCTTCTCATCAAGCTGGGGCAGATCCGCTCGCTGATCCACAGCGCCAACTACCTGCCGTCGGAGGCTCCGCGCAAGATCTTCATCCTCACCGCCGCCAGCTTTATGAAGGAGGCGGCCAACTCGCTCCTGAAGGTGTTGGAGGAGCCGCCGGACTACGTCCACATCATCCTCTGCGCCGAGAATCCGGGCGAGCTGCTGCCGACCATCCGCAGCCGCTGCGCGCTGGTGCGGCTGGGTGCGCTGCCGGTGGAAGAACTCGAAACCCTGCTGGCCGACCGGCACCCTGACTGGTCCCCGAAGCATCGTACGCTGGTGGCGCGGCTCTCGCAGGGAGCAGCCGGACAGGCGCTGGGCTTCAACCTCGACGCCTACACGGCGGCACGGGCGGATGCCATGCTGCTGCTGCGCTCGGCCACGGCGGACACAGGACACACCGACCTCTTCAAGATGACAGAGGGCTACCGCGCCGGAGCCGAAGGCCAGGTGAAGGCCAACGGCCTGCTGAGAACGATGACCCTGATCCTCGAAGACCTACTGCTGCTGCACTCGAAGACGCCGGAGCTGGTGCGCAACGTCGATATCCGGGCCGAGTTGGAGCGGATGGCCGCGAGCGTATCGTTCGAGTGGATCGAAAACGCCAGCCACAAACTGGACCAGGTGCAGTCGGGAATGAGACGCAACCTGCTGCGGTCACTCTCACTCGACGCCTTCGCCGAGCAGCTCGCACCACGTTAG
- a CDS encoding carboxypeptidase-like regulatory domain-containing protein — translation MHYRRILSLALAFSLAPTLMLPVHAQDDNHYRGRKYKAPPETSHLEVLVLKGFNQKPIVNAAVVFRPILDGKEIGTLEVKTDPDGKATIDVIPKGSTVTLQVIADGFATHAEDFVLSDSRSIVVKMLRPQAQISAYEDNRGKVADRPAGVQEKVTPAKPAVSTPPQL, via the coding sequence ATGCACTATCGTCGAATCCTTAGCCTCGCTCTCGCCTTCTCCCTGGCCCCGACCCTGATGTTGCCCGTCCACGCGCAGGACGATAACCACTACCGCGGCCGTAAGTACAAGGCTCCGCCCGAGACCTCGCACCTTGAGGTATTGGTGTTGAAGGGCTTCAATCAGAAGCCGATTGTGAACGCCGCCGTCGTCTTTCGTCCGATTCTGGACGGCAAGGAGATCGGCACGCTTGAGGTCAAGACCGATCCCGATGGCAAGGCGACCATCGACGTGATTCCTAAGGGCAGCACGGTGACGCTGCAGGTGATCGCGGACGGCTTCGCCACGCACGCCGAGGATTTTGTGCTCTCCGATTCGCGCAGCATTGTGGTCAAGATGCTGCGTCCGCAGGCCCAGATCTCGGCTTACGAGGACAACCGCGGCAAGGTAGCCGACCGGCCCGCTGGTGTGCAGGAGAAGGTTACGCCCGCCAAACCGGCGGTCTCTACTCCTCCGCAGCTCTAA
- a CDS encoding co-chaperone GroES: protein MATTSFTPLHDRILVRRVEEGETVRGGIIIPDSAKEKPQQGEVVAVGKGKSNDEGKVFPLDVKAGDTILFGKYSGTEIKLDGEELLIMREEEVLGIVSK, encoded by the coding sequence ATGGCAACAACATCGTTTACACCGTTGCACGATCGCATTCTGGTCCGTCGGGTTGAAGAGGGCGAGACGGTTCGCGGCGGCATCATCATTCCGGATTCGGCTAAAGAGAAGCCGCAGCAGGGTGAGGTGGTCGCTGTCGGCAAGGGTAAGTCGAACGACGAGGGCAAGGTCTTCCCGCTCGACGTCAAGGCTGGCGACACGATCCTGTTCGGCAAGTACTCCGGCACCGAGATCAAGCTGGACGGCGAAGAGCTGCTCATCATGCGCGAGGAAGAAGTCCTCGGCATCGTCTCCAAGTAG
- a CDS encoding response regulator transcription factor has product MTNEFDTTGLHDEERGDQETHEEQGGAPGIRVILADSQAIYRVGMRKVFALEDDIRVVAQAETLTNLYAALARFPTDVVVLEGQLIAGTINAIPELVRRAPDAKIIVQVVESDQANTVELYRRGVRGVVPRSIAPDLLIKCVRKIAEGETWIDNQSISWVIEAYRAQAVTLTSPRAQPKLSKKELAIIGCITRGMRNKEIAYQIGTTEQVIKNYLRKIYDKLGVSDRLELALYCLHHQLLKKYLQDPEDVLMSEGAVTKMRAKA; this is encoded by the coding sequence ATGACGAACGAGTTCGATACAACGGGGCTACACGACGAAGAGCGTGGCGATCAAGAGACCCACGAAGAACAGGGAGGCGCGCCCGGCATCCGGGTCATCCTGGCCGATTCGCAGGCCATCTACCGGGTCGGAATGCGCAAGGTCTTTGCCCTGGAAGATGACATACGCGTTGTCGCCCAGGCAGAGACGCTGACCAATCTGTATGCCGCACTGGCCCGCTTTCCCACGGATGTTGTCGTCCTGGAGGGCCAGCTCATCGCGGGCACCATCAATGCCATTCCTGAGCTGGTGCGGCGCGCGCCGGATGCCAAGATCATCGTGCAGGTGGTCGAGAGCGATCAGGCCAATACCGTGGAGCTTTACCGGCGCGGCGTTCGCGGGGTGGTGCCGCGCTCCATCGCGCCCGATCTGCTGATCAAGTGCGTGCGCAAGATCGCTGAGGGCGAGACATGGATCGACAATCAATCCATCAGTTGGGTGATTGAGGCCTACAGGGCGCAGGCGGTTACGCTGACCAGCCCGCGTGCTCAGCCCAAGCTCTCGAAGAAGGAGCTGGCCATCATCGGCTGTATCACGCGCGGGATGCGGAATAAAGAGATTGCCTACCAGATCGGTACGACCGAGCAGGTCATCAAGAACTACCTGCGCAAGATCTATGACAAGCTCGGCGTATCCGACCGGCTGGAGCTTGCGCTTTACTGCCTGCACCATCAACTGCTCAAGAAGTATCTACAGGACCCGGAAGATGTGCTGATGAGTGAAGGGGCTGTCACCAAGATGCGCGCCAAGGCGTAG
- a CDS encoding YceI family protein, which yields MKLKSTLIVFGMALFAGVAAQAQTSTWTIDPAHSSASFSIRHMGVSTVHGSLTGLKGAVTLDEKNITKSKVAATADTTTVSTGVDKRDGHLKSPDFFDVAKFPTISFKSTMVMNSGGKLQVMGDLTLDGVTKNVTLDLDGPAPAQKGPNGTTISGFSATGIIKRSDFGFGPKFAPPVLGDEVKFTIDIEMDKQ from the coding sequence ATGAAACTGAAATCCACACTGATCGTATTTGGCATGGCCCTTTTTGCCGGCGTTGCCGCGCAGGCCCAGACCTCCACCTGGACCATCGACCCGGCGCACTCGAGCGCCAGCTTCTCCATCCGCCACATGGGCGTCAGCACGGTTCACGGCTCGCTGACCGGCCTGAAGGGTGCAGTCACCCTGGATGAGAAGAACATCACCAAGTCGAAGGTCGCAGCCACCGCGGACACCACCACAGTCTCCACCGGCGTGGATAAGCGCGACGGGCATCTGAAGTCGCCCGACTTCTTCGACGTGGCCAAGTTCCCCACTATCTCGTTCAAGTCGACGATGGTAATGAACTCGGGCGGCAAGCTGCAGGTGATGGGCGACCTGACCCTGGATGGCGTGACCAAGAACGTGACGCTGGACCTCGACGGTCCCGCGCCCGCGCAGAAGGGACCGAACGGCACGACGATCAGCGGCTTCTCGGCCACGGGCATCATCAAGCGCAGCGACTTCGGCTTCGGCCCCAAGTTTGCTCCGCCGGTGCTTGGCGATGAGGTCAAGTTCACGATCGACATCGAGATGGACAAGCAGTAA
- a CDS encoding LamG domain-containing protein, producing MKLLLLACALSLPVLASAQQPVVWSIDSLNRIGGATVTVVGSPRVVDTELGKAVHFEGKGDVGDALFVDAIPLVGTLPYTWEMIFRPSSKGGAAQRIFHLQEAGSENRRLFELRIVEGKWCLDSFAGTSPPSGDPPQTAILLKCDAEHLFPLDQWYAVAAVYDGKVLRHYVNGILQGETQANLQPLGKGGASLGTRYNKKDFFTGDIFSSRFTARPLAQGELMRVPSGSGR from the coding sequence ATGAAATTGCTGCTGCTCGCATGTGCTCTATCTTTGCCGGTGCTGGCTTCGGCGCAGCAGCCAGTCGTCTGGTCGATCGATAGTCTTAACCGTATTGGTGGAGCTACGGTTACTGTTGTTGGCTCGCCTCGGGTTGTCGATACGGAATTGGGCAAGGCCGTTCACTTTGAGGGCAAGGGCGATGTCGGCGACGCACTCTTCGTCGATGCGATTCCCCTTGTGGGCACGCTGCCTTATACGTGGGAGATGATCTTTAGGCCCTCGTCCAAGGGCGGAGCTGCGCAGCGCATCTTTCATTTGCAGGAGGCTGGCTCGGAGAACCGGCGGCTCTTCGAGCTGCGAATCGTGGAGGGGAAGTGGTGTCTCGACAGCTTCGCCGGGACCAGCCCGCCCAGCGGCGATCCTCCGCAGACGGCGATCCTGCTCAAGTGCGACGCCGAGCATCTCTTTCCGCTAGACCAGTGGTATGCGGTCGCGGCCGTGTATGACGGGAAGGTTCTGCGTCATTACGTCAACGGTATTCTTCAGGGAGAGACGCAGGCCAATCTGCAACCGCTGGGCAAGGGTGGAGCCTCGCTGGGTACTCGTTACAACAAGAAGGACTTCTTTACGGGGGATATTTTTTCCTCCCGCTTCACCGCGCGGCCGCTGGCTCAGGGGGAGTTGATGCGGGTGCCGTCCGGCTCCGGCAGGTAG
- a CDS encoding MFS transporter, translated as MSISSDFKALTRTQRATFTACFLGWTLDAFDFFLLTLCLKAVAADFHVAIPKVAEALFWTLAMRPVGAFLFGAMAERFGRRPTLMVNIISFSVFELASAFAPSLGLFLVSRALFGIAMGGEWGVGAALAFETLPAKGRGVFSGLLQEGYVCGNLLAAALYAVLFPHLHGTGIFTPWRVLFMIGALPAVLAFYLRFQVEESPTWLAARAAKAAAPKTGTNWSLLASYLPSFLFLVLLMTAFASFSHGTQDLYPTFLERESALPPVYVGMIVVIANLGALFGGICCGALSERFGRKRTIIVAALLALPMIPLWTYSHTVLWLAVGGFLMQFMVQGAWGIIPAHLNELSPGPVRAIFPGFAYQLGNLLASRNGVFQTVLAQRFAGGLRTVMAATVLVVAIVVAAITSFGKEAKGAQLNSSDEPA; from the coding sequence ATGTCAATCAGTTCGGATTTCAAGGCGCTCACCCGCACTCAGCGCGCCACTTTTACTGCCTGCTTCCTCGGCTGGACCCTTGATGCTTTTGACTTCTTCCTTCTGACACTCTGCCTGAAGGCCGTCGCGGCGGACTTCCACGTAGCGATCCCGAAGGTGGCCGAGGCGCTCTTCTGGACGCTTGCCATGCGGCCTGTGGGCGCGTTCCTCTTTGGCGCGATGGCTGAGCGGTTTGGACGTCGTCCGACGCTTATGGTCAACATTATCTCTTTTTCGGTCTTCGAGCTGGCCAGCGCCTTTGCGCCGTCGCTGGGGCTCTTCCTGGTCAGCCGGGCACTCTTCGGCATCGCCATGGGCGGTGAGTGGGGCGTGGGCGCGGCGCTGGCGTTTGAGACGCTGCCGGCCAAGGGGCGCGGCGTCTTCTCCGGGCTGTTGCAGGAGGGGTATGTCTGCGGCAATCTGCTTGCTGCGGCTCTCTATGCCGTGCTCTTTCCGCATCTGCACGGCACGGGGATCTTTACGCCGTGGCGCGTGCTCTTTATGATCGGCGCGCTGCCCGCGGTGCTGGCCTTCTACCTGCGCTTTCAGGTGGAGGAGTCGCCCACCTGGCTGGCTGCGCGAGCCGCCAAGGCCGCAGCTCCCAAGACCGGAACCAACTGGTCGCTGCTCGCCAGCTATCTGCCGTCGTTTCTCTTTCTAGTGCTGCTGATGACGGCCTTCGCCTCCTTCAGCCACGGCACGCAGGATCTCTACCCCACGTTCCTTGAACGGGAGAGCGCGCTTCCGCCGGTGTATGTAGGGATGATCGTCGTCATCGCCAACCTTGGCGCGCTCTTCGGCGGCATCTGCTGTGGAGCGCTGTCGGAGCGCTTCGGGCGCAAGCGCACCATCATCGTCGCCGCGCTGCTGGCACTGCCGATGATCCCGCTCTGGACGTACTCGCACACGGTGCTCTGGCTTGCTGTCGGCGGCTTCCTGATGCAGTTCATGGTGCAGGGAGCGTGGGGGATTATTCCGGCTCATCTTAACGAGCTATCTCCTGGACCTGTTCGTGCGATCTTTCCGGGCTTTGCTTATCAGCTTGGTAACCTTCTGGCCTCGCGCAATGGCGTCTTCCAGACGGTGCTGGCGCAGCGGTTTGCCGGTGGGCTTCGTACCGTGATGGCCGCGACCGTGCTGGTGGTGGCGATTGTGGTGGCTGCGATCACCTCGTTCGGCAAAGAGGCCAAGGGAGCGCAACTCAACTCCAGCGATGAGCCAGCCTGA
- a CDS encoding aldo/keto reductase — MTTKPLGNSDLALTPIGFGAWAIGGGNWQFAWGHQEDSDSIEAIHRSLDLGINWIDTAAVYGLGHSEEVVAKALKTSSHKPYVFTKSTMTWGEDRKIVQTMKKIQEECEASLLRLGVETIDLYQIHWPVPDEEIEEGWAAMAELQKQGKVRYIGVSNFNVSQMERALKIAPITSLQPPYSMLNRTVEPEILPFCEKNNIGVINYSPMQSGLLTGAMTRERIDNMPEDDFRKTRPQFKEPLLTRNLELVELLRSIGSSHQVNPGVVAVAWTLHHSAVTAAIVGGRSGKQVEELMPAATFRLSESEFQQINDFLAAHP; from the coding sequence ATGACAACCAAACCACTCGGCAACTCGGATCTCGCACTCACTCCTATCGGCTTTGGCGCATGGGCCATCGGCGGCGGCAACTGGCAGTTCGCCTGGGGCCACCAGGAAGATTCGGACTCCATCGAAGCCATCCACCGCTCGCTCGATCTCGGGATCAACTGGATCGATACCGCCGCCGTCTACGGACTCGGGCACTCCGAGGAGGTCGTGGCCAAGGCGCTCAAGACGTCTTCGCATAAGCCTTATGTCTTTACCAAGTCCACGATGACGTGGGGTGAGGACCGCAAGATCGTCCAGACGATGAAGAAGATTCAGGAGGAGTGCGAAGCCAGCCTGCTCCGGCTCGGCGTCGAGACGATCGACCTGTACCAGATTCACTGGCCGGTGCCGGATGAGGAGATCGAAGAGGGATGGGCCGCGATGGCCGAACTGCAGAAGCAGGGAAAGGTTCGGTATATCGGCGTCTCGAACTTCAATGTGAGCCAGATGGAGCGGGCGCTGAAGATCGCTCCGATTACCTCGTTGCAGCCGCCTTACTCGATGCTCAACCGCACGGTTGAGCCGGAGATTCTGCCCTTCTGCGAGAAGAACAATATTGGGGTGATTAATTACTCGCCGATGCAGTCGGGTCTGCTGACGGGGGCTATGACGCGCGAGCGCATCGACAATATGCCGGAGGATGACTTCCGCAAGACGCGGCCGCAGTTCAAGGAGCCGCTGCTTACGCGGAATCTGGAGCTGGTGGAGCTGCTGCGTTCGATTGGGAGTTCGCACCAGGTCAATCCCGGTGTGGTGGCTGTGGCTTGGACGCTGCACCACTCGGCGGTTACGGCGGCTATTGTGGGTGGGCGTAGCGGGAAGCAGGTGGAGGAGTTGATGCCTGCGGCTACGTTCCGGCTCTCGGAGTCGGAGTTCCAGCAGATCAATGATTTTCTGGCGGCGCATCCGTAG
- a CDS encoding YukJ family protein: protein MPIPNYSVLQGLPTAGKVVTGSSTHYQISIEATGGPFTVAVNIESTDGSEVLYAILDDFVPPDPAALLALESGMHALASQPGGLALDFVREQIGGKPMITQSQMALLPISKEKKGSHATPLENAVDTLLNQAVAEKGTIFAFGSSYADNGEVDGIHDIHMNQGNPLKSFGKDNGVWQDGAVFIYMPSTQSWTAIFIAFQTESWDTDDDGNPVN from the coding sequence ATGCCGATTCCTAATTACAGTGTCCTCCAGGGCCTCCCGACAGCAGGGAAGGTCGTTACCGGCTCCAGCACTCACTACCAGATCAGCATCGAGGCCACGGGCGGTCCCTTCACCGTCGCCGTGAATATCGAGTCCACCGATGGCTCCGAGGTTCTGTACGCGATCCTCGATGACTTTGTGCCACCCGATCCGGCGGCGCTGCTTGCGCTCGAATCAGGGATGCACGCATTGGCCAGCCAGCCCGGTGGTCTTGCGCTCGACTTCGTGCGCGAGCAGATCGGTGGCAAGCCCATGATTACCCAGAGTCAGATGGCGCTGCTGCCGATCAGCAAGGAGAAGAAGGGGAGTCATGCGACGCCGCTGGAGAATGCGGTGGATACGCTGCTCAATCAGGCCGTCGCCGAGAAGGGAACGATCTTCGCTTTCGGTAGCTCATACGCCGACAACGGCGAGGTCGATGGCATCCACGACATCCACATGAACCAAGGCAATCCGCTGAAGAGCTTCGGCAAGGATAACGGCGTCTGGCAGGATGGCGCGGTCTTCATCTATATGCCAAGCACGCAGAGCTGGACGGCTATCTTCATTGCGTTCCAAACCGAGTCGTGGGATACGGATGATGACGGCAATCCGGTTAACTAG
- the groL gene encoding chaperonin GroEL (60 kDa chaperone family; promotes refolding of misfolded polypeptides especially under stressful conditions; forms two stacked rings of heptamers to form a barrel-shaped 14mer; ends can be capped by GroES; misfolded proteins enter the barrel where they are refolded when GroES binds), translated as MMAKQILHGEDSRQAILRGVNILANAVKVTLGPKGRNVVIEKKFGSPTITKDGVTVAKEIELQDALENMGAQMVREVASKTSDVAGDGTTTATVLAQAIYREGVKTVAAGANPMALKRGIDKAVEAIIGKRDEHGVVVGGALSTFSKPVSGDMIAQVGTISANSDSQIGSIIAAAMNKVGKDGVITVEESRTMETQLEVVEGMQFDRGYLSPYFVTDAERMEASLENPYILIYEKKISSMKDLLPLLEQIARTAKPLVIIAEDVDGEALATLVVNKLRGTLNVAAVKAPGFGDRRKAMLEDIATLTGGKAITEDLGIKLEGVKIEDLGTAKRVTIDKDNTTIVDGGGLDEKIAGRVKEIRAQVEKTTSDYDREKLQERLAKLVGGVAVIKVGAATETEMKEKKARVEDAMHATRAAVEEGIVPGGGVALIRCSAAVDALIKTLEGDEKIGATIIRRAIEEPLRMIVSNAGEEGAVVIGKIHDSKEANYGYNAGTGAYEDLVAAGVIDPTKVTRTALQNAASISGLMLTTEAMISEIPEKKEAPAGGHNHGGGMDGMY; from the coding sequence ATTATGGCAAAACAGATTCTGCACGGAGAAGATTCGCGCCAGGCAATCCTGCGCGGCGTAAACATCCTGGCGAACGCCGTCAAGGTGACGCTCGGTCCCAAGGGCCGCAACGTCGTCATCGAGAAGAAGTTCGGCTCGCCGACCATCACCAAGGACGGCGTCACCGTCGCCAAGGAGATCGAGCTGCAGGATGCGCTCGAGAACATGGGCGCGCAGATGGTGCGCGAAGTCGCCTCGAAGACCTCGGACGTAGCCGGCGACGGCACCACGACCGCCACGGTTCTCGCACAGGCCATCTACCGCGAGGGCGTCAAGACTGTCGCCGCCGGTGCCAACCCGATGGCGCTCAAGCGCGGCATCGACAAGGCCGTCGAGGCCATCATCGGCAAGCGCGATGAGCACGGCGTCGTTGTGGGCGGAGCCCTCAGCACCTTCTCGAAGCCCGTCTCGGGCGACATGATCGCCCAGGTCGGCACCATCTCGGCCAACTCAGACTCGCAGATCGGCTCCATCATCGCCGCCGCCATGAACAAGGTCGGCAAGGATGGCGTCATCACCGTCGAAGAGTCGCGCACGATGGAGACGCAGCTTGAAGTGGTCGAGGGTATGCAGTTCGACCGCGGCTACCTGTCGCCCTACTTCGTCACCGACGCCGAGCGCATGGAAGCTTCGCTCGAGAACCCCTACATCCTCATCTACGAGAAGAAGATCTCGTCGATGAAGGACCTGCTCCCCCTGCTCGAGCAGATCGCCCGCACCGCCAAGCCCCTCGTCATCATTGCCGAGGACGTGGACGGTGAGGCTCTGGCGACCCTGGTCGTCAACAAGCTGCGCGGCACGCTGAACGTCGCTGCCGTCAAGGCTCCCGGCTTCGGTGATCGTCGCAAGGCGATGCTCGAGGATATCGCCACCCTGACCGGCGGCAAGGCCATCACCGAGGATCTCGGCATCAAGCTCGAGGGCGTCAAGATCGAGGATCTCGGCACCGCCAAGCGCGTCACCATCGACAAGGACAACACCACCATCGTCGACGGCGGCGGGCTGGACGAGAAGATCGCGGGCCGCGTGAAGGAGATTCGCGCCCAGGTCGAGAAGACCACCTCCGACTACGACCGTGAGAAGCTCCAGGAGCGTCTCGCCAAGCTGGTTGGCGGCGTTGCCGTCATCAAGGTCGGCGCGGCTACCGAGACCGAGATGAAGGAGAAGAAGGCTCGTGTCGAGGATGCGATGCACGCGACGCGCGCTGCGGTTGAGGAAGGCATCGTCCCCGGCGGCGGTGTGGCTCTCATTCGCTGCTCGGCTGCGGTCGATGCGCTCATCAAGACGCTTGAGGGCGACGAGAAGATCGGTGCGACCATCATCCGTCGCGCGATCGAGGAGCCGCTCCGCATGATCGTCTCGAACGCCGGCGAAGAGGGCGCGGTCGTCATCGGCAAGATCCACGACTCGAAGGAGGCCAACTACGGCTACAACGCCGGAACCGGCGCCTACGAGGACCTGGTTGCTGCCGGTGTCATCGACCCGACCAAGGTGACCCGCACTGCTCTGCAGAACGCGGCCTCCATCTCGGGCCTGATGCTGACCACCGAGGCCATGATCTCCGAGATTCCGGAGAAGAAGGAAGCTCCGGCTGGCGGACACAACCACGGCGGCGGCATGGACGGCATGTACTAA
- a CDS encoding SDR family oxidoreductase, with protein MDKLLAGRSAIVTGAAKRIGRTIALALAKAGADVTITYRGSAAEAEATARELAALGVRAAAVVCDLGDPASIQGAVAHAVAAHGGLDLLVNNAGAFASAALEEITVDQWDAMFATNTRGPFLVAKAAHPHLKAAGGRIVNIGSLGGIHPWATHGHYCTSKAALHMLSQTMAKAWAPEISVNCVAPGMIVQDEVGPAYQHFADRTPMRRNGTAEDVAKAVLFFATGPHFITGQLLAVDGGLGL; from the coding sequence ATGGATAAGTTGCTCGCAGGAAGATCGGCGATTGTGACCGGCGCGGCCAAGCGGATCGGCCGCACGATTGCGCTGGCGCTGGCGAAGGCGGGAGCCGACGTCACCATTACGTATCGCGGCTCGGCGGCTGAAGCTGAGGCTACTGCGCGCGAGCTGGCGGCGCTGGGTGTTCGGGCTGCGGCGGTCGTCTGCGATCTTGGCGATCCGGCCTCGATTCAGGGGGCGGTGGCCCATGCGGTTGCGGCTCATGGCGGTCTCGACCTGCTCGTCAATAACGCCGGGGCCTTTGCCTCGGCGGCGCTCGAAGAGATCACCGTCGACCAGTGGGACGCGATGTTTGCGACCAACACGCGCGGGCCGTTTCTGGTGGCGAAGGCCGCGCATCCGCACCTGAAGGCTGCGGGTGGGCGCATCGTGAACATCGGGTCGCTGGGGGGGATTCATCCGTGGGCCACGCACGGTCACTACTGCACCTCGAAGGCCGCGCTGCACATGCTCTCGCAGACGATGGCCAAGGCGTGGGCGCCCGAGATCAGCGTCAACTGTGTCGCGCCGGGGATGATCGTGCAGGACGAGGTGGGTCCGGCCTATCAGCACTTTGCGGATCGCACTCCGATGAGGCGGAATGGTACGGCTGAGGATGTGGCGAAGGCGGTGCTCTTCTTTGCAACCGGGCCGCACTTTATTACCGGGCAACTGCTGGCCGTCGATGGCGGTTTGGGGCTTTAA
- a CDS encoding PilZ domain-containing protein, translated as MSVIGLAGEPPVTTWSRLGNTDPVRTAVRFPIQVQVQLKTPAGDVDAITENISANGVLFRCDPLPQINSRIEFTIFMPATVMGTPEDVSIHCVGRVVRHQVEGENQKAAAIIDEYLLRA; from the coding sequence ATGAGTGTAATTGGTCTAGCGGGCGAACCGCCCGTGACTACATGGAGTCGGCTGGGTAACACGGACCCCGTTCGAACCGCCGTGCGCTTTCCCATCCAGGTGCAGGTGCAGCTTAAGACGCCTGCGGGCGATGTGGATGCCATTACGGAGAATATCTCGGCTAACGGGGTGCTCTTCCGCTGCGACCCGCTACCGCAGATCAACAGCCGCATCGAGTTCACCATCTTTATGCCTGCTACCGTGATGGGTACGCCGGAGGATGTCTCGATCCACTGCGTGGGCCGCGTCGTCCGCCACCAGGTGGAGGGGGAGAACCAGAAGGCGGCAGCTATCATCGACGAGTATCTTCTAAGGGCCTAG